The window AAATTCTTTACGTGTTTACGCAAGCCTTTTAATTGCTCCATTTTAGACATCATGTGCTGATTTTCTTTCAATGTGTAGAGCACATAACTTCTATTAAGCGTCAATAATTCAAAAAATGTATAGAAGAAGGTGAGCATTTTCTCACGGTTTGAGAAATGAGCATAATCCTCGTTTTTATGAGCGACATCCATTGTCATCGTGAAAAATGTGTTCCAAATATCTTTGCGCAAACCATCAAAACTACCGAAGAACTGGTAAAACTCTTGCTCTGACATGTTATTGTCTTTGGCAAATTTGTAAACAGATTTAGGAGTCTTCTCGTGTTCAAGAACATAATCCATATAAGCCGTAAGGATATCGTGCTTTGTAATTTCTTTCTTAGCTGTTTCCTTTTTAGTTGTCTTTTTTGCTGGTGTTTTTTTAGTCGTTGCCATAACCTTAATAATTTAATGTAAAGATACGATCTGTTTAACTTATTGCGACATATGTTTAAACAAAAGTATGTTAAGGTTTAGTCGTTATTTTTAAGGGAAACTTAATAGTGACATCATCAATTCTATACTATTTATTTAAGCAATTGGACACTCAAACCAATAAAATTATGCTGGTGATAGAATTAAGGATGTTTTATATTTGTTAGCACAACTTAATCACCAGCTCCTGATGTTCTTCACATCTATTCTTAATAAAGCACACTTTACTGATCAACTTAATATTATGCTGGTTGTAGTAGCTGCTATACTGGCTTACCTTTTTCCATTAGAGCTTTTTATTTTATCCTATACTTTACTAGGTCCATTACATTACGTAACTGAAATTAATTGGCTTCATGAAAAAAGTTACTTTTTTACTAAGAAAAAGACCATCTGGTTAACAATAGGTGTGACTGCATCTCTAATACTATTTGTTCCTAAATTAT is drawn from Nonlabens dokdonensis DSW-6 and contains these coding sequences:
- a CDS encoding TetR family transcriptional regulator C-terminal domain-containing protein; the protein is MATTKKTPAKKTTKKETAKKEITKHDILTAYMDYVLEHEKTPKSVYKFAKDNNMSEQEFYQFFGSFDGLRKDIWNTFFTMTMDVAHKNEDYAHFSNREKMLTFFYTFFELLTLNRSYVLYTLKENQHMMSKMEQLKGLRKHVKNFAKDLIMQRNEDKSNILLERSETIYSEGAWVQMLFLIKFWMEDDSAGFEKTDMAIEKSVNTIFDVFDNTPLDAVFDFGKFLWKERMA